In the genome of Zobellia nedashkovskayae, the window AGGAGCGATATTGATGGGCGATAAGAATGAGTTCGCCGAGTTCAAACGCCTGATAGAAGAAGAAATAGAATTATCAGAAAAGCGCAACGAGTTGCTTAGAGGGGCATCAACCACTGTTCCTTTAAAAGGAAAAATGGTCTGTTCTTGCAGCCAAGTGGGTGAAGGCAACATTATTGATGCTATAGCCGGTGGTTGTTCTGAATTTAACGCATTATGTTCGGAAACAGGAGCAGGATTAGGCTGTGGTAGCTGTAAACCAGAAGTAAAGGCCATAATGAACAAACAACTACAATTAGCAAATTAAAAAATCGGGATTATGAACGATGATCTGCACCGTATATTGATAAAAGGAGGAGTTACCTCACCAGGGGAACTCAAGGATATTATAGGCTTGTTGGAGGCCGCGGGATTGAATGAAGTCTACTTTGGTTCCAGACAAGATCTGCTTTTCCCTTTAAAAGGGGTTGAAGAAGGTCAGCTTGAGCATATTTCAAAATTCAACACTAATATCATTACCGAAAGGCAGTATCAGAATATTGTAAGCTCCTATGTTGCTGCTGATATTTTTGATATGACCCACTGGCTTAAAGGTTCTACATATCTCTATATTTTGGAGGGATTTGATTTTCTGCCAGAATTAAAGGTAAATATCACAGACCCTAAACAAAGGTTGGTTCCGCTATTTAGTGGCAACCTTAATTTTATAGCTTCTGAAAATGAAGATTATTGGTACTTGAACATTAAGTTACCACATTGGGATAAAGCCGCGTATTATCCTGTACTGATTTACAGTTGGGATATTACTACTGTTTCTAAGGCCATTGAAGAAATTTATGAGGAAATTCAAGATGTAGAAGAACTGTTTTTTATCTTGAACAAGAATCTTGATACCAACAACAAGACCATAGAAAAGGAGCTAAAAGTACCTTATTTAACTTTCCCTTATTACGAAGGTATGAACCGTATGGGATTAGATCAATACTGGCTAGGTCTGTATTGGAGAAACAATAGATATGATTTGTCGTTCTTAAAAGAATTCTGTGGTTTTTGTTTAGATAACAGTATAGGTAAAATCTGTATTACACCTTGGAAATCATTTGTTGTAAAAGGTATTCAAAAGCAGAGTAGGCCAGCATTGGAGCGCTTTTTAGGGCAATGGGGAATTAACGTTAGACATTCGCAATTAGAAATGAACTGGCACCTGCCGGTAGATGATAATGAGGCTTTAGAACTAAAAAAGTTCTTGGTACGTAGTTTTGATCAGAATGATATTAGTACCTACGGCCTTACATTTGGTATAAGTAATGATGTGGGCAAGCGATCTCATTTTGCATCGGTAATTATAGAGAAGAATAGTTCGCCTACAATTGTAAAAGATTTTGATGTCCGCCCTACGTATAACGTACTTCACTTTGTAAACTTCGACCCTAACACCCAAAAATATTTAGCATACGCACAAGATGTGGATAAGATTGAGTTGCCAGGTTTGTTAATGGAACTCAGTAAAAAGTATTTTGACCAACTAGGGAGAGAGGTAGAAAAAACTGAAGCGCCTAAAAAGGCAATTGAGCAAGAGACAAAGACTATTCATCAATGTCAATCATGTTTTACCGTTTATGACCCTTTATATGGCGATTCAATAGCTGGTATTCCAAAAGATACTGCTTTTGAAGATTTGCCCGATATGTATGTTTGCTCGGTCTGTGAAGCTCCTAAATCTCAATTTGAAAAAGCCGAACTAAAATTTTCGAGCTGATTTTTGCTAAATTTGGATAGTACTTAAATATTATTCCAAATGAACAAAAAGTATATTGGCCTGTTAAGTTGTATTTTACTATTCACGGCTTGCAAGAACAATCCTGACAAAAAAACGAAAGTTGAAAATCCGGTAGACGAGATAACCATTCAAAAACCAACATTGAAATGGGAGCAAGTTGCGTCCGCAGATGATAGTAAACCTGTGGCTCGTCATGAAGCTGCATTTGTTCGCGTAGATGATAAATTCTATTTATTGGGAGGAAGGGACATTCGCCCTGTTAGTATTTATGATACCAATACTAAAGTTTGGTCAGAAGGTGCTAAGCCGCCTATTGAATTGCATCATTTTCAACCTGTAACTTATCAGAATAAAATATACCTTATTTCGGCATTGACGGGTAAATACCCTGCTGAAACTCCAACGGAACATATCTTTATTTATGACCCTGCCAATGATGAATGGTCGCAAGGAGATGAAATCCCAAAAGAGAGAAGACGTGGTTCTACAGGGAATGTGCTTTACGAGGGTAAAATCTACATTTCTTGCGGAATAAAAAATGGTCATATAGGAGACCATAAAAAATGGATGGATAGTTACGATCCAAGTACGGGCGAGTGGGAAATTTTGGCAGATGCCCCTCGTGCAAGAGACCATTTTCAAGCGGTTTTAGCAGATGGTAAAATTTACGCCCCAGCGGGTAGAAATTCGGGTCTTGATCCTGATTCTGTTTTTGGGGGAACCATAGGAGAGGTTGATGTGTATGATATAAAAAGTAATACTTGGGAGACTTTACCAGAAAATATTCCAACTCCAAGAGCAGGTAATGCGGCTGCACTTTATAATAATGAATTGATAGTTGTTGGGGGTGAATCTACAACGCAGGAAAAAGCACATGCTGAAGTTGAGGTTTTGGATTTAAACACACATAAATGGCATACGCTTCCTACTATGGTAGAGGGCAGACACGGTAGTGGTCTGGTGCTTTTTGAAGATGATTTGTATATAGCTTCTGGATGTGGAAGTAGAGGAGGTTCACCTGAACTGACTACTATGGAAAAATTTGGTGTAGAAGATTGATTTTCAGACCAATAATTTTAAAATTATTTTTTAAATCGTGATGAAAAACATATTACATTTGATAGGGAATTTCCCCATATCAAATTATACAAATGGATTTAAGAGACGGTGTTAAAACCGCAGAAAACAAGGTGTCTTCCGAGACTAAAAAATTAAGCGAATTTGTCAAGGACAAAAGTAAATCCTTGGTGGACCGCTTGGAGTCGTATGAAGATATTATAAATCTTGAGGTGGGAGATACGGGACTACACCGTGCCAAAACCATGGAGCGCGAATTTGATATTCGCCAGCTTTATATAAAGTATGAAGGTGATAACCCTACTGGTACGCAAAAGGATCGTATTGCTTTTGCACAAATCTACGATGCACTCCGAAGAGAGTTTCAAGTGGTTTCTTTGGCTACTTGCGGCAATTATGGGGTTGCTGTTGCCTTGGCAGCAAATTTGGCGGGAATAGCCTGTAAAATATATATTCCTGAAAGCTTCCATACAGACCGTGTTGTTGAGATGCAACTGCTGGGCGCAGAGATTATTCGTATGTCCGGTAGTTATGAAGATGTTGTAAAGGAAAGTAGCGAACTCGCAAAAAATAACGATTGGTATGATGCTAATCCTGGAGGAGCGAACACCCCTTTACAGATTAGTGCGTACTCCCAGATTGCAACAGAGATTTTCGAAGATTTAGGAGATGCACCTAAGTATTGCGCAGTTCCGGTTTCCAATGGTACGCTTTTCGCGGGAATTTATCGTGGGTTTGTTAGTCTGTACAAGAGAGGGAAAACCTCTAGAATACCAAAAATGATTGCAGCGTCTTCCTCTAGAAAAAATCCTATTATTCAATCGTTCTTGCAAGGTTTAGACCATTGTAAAGATTTGAATCCGGATGTAATCAAAGAAACCAAGTACAATGAACCTCTAATTAACTGGCATAGTTTTGATGGCGAAGAGGCTTTGTACGCTTTAAAAGAGTCTGGTGGTGAGGCATATAATATCAGTGATAAAAAGCTGAAAGACATGACGGCCTTATTAGCAAAGAAAGAAGGCTTTCGCATTTTGCCGGCATCTACTGCAGGACTTATTGCGTTGCTAGAACTTGATGAAAAAATGAATTTTGAACCAGACCGTTTTGTAGCGGTACTGACAGCAAAAAATTAATATTTAAGAGAATGAAAAAATCAATTGATGGAAAGGCTCTAGTTTATTGCGATGGAGCTTTCAATACACCTAATGGGAAAACCGCACACGGCTTGGTTCGTTTTACGGAACGTTACGATATTGTAGGAGTGATAGATGCTAATTATGCCGGTAGGGATGCAGGTGAAGTACTTGATGGGAAACCTAGTGGAATTCCGGTTTTTGCAACTATAGATCAGGGTGTTGAAACCTTAAAAGCTTCGGGTAACACTCCTGAATCACTTGTTATTGGTTTAGCACCTGATGGTGGTCGATTGCCACAAGAAGCAAAAGCTACTATTTCCAAAGCTTTGGAAATGGGTTGGAATGTTGATAGCGGACTACATGACTTTTTGACCAACGATACTGCATTGATGGCAATAGCTACCAAAAATAACTGTCGCATTCGTGATGTACGTAAAACACCGGACAGGGATAAACTCCATTTTTTTACAGGAGAAATAGAAAAAGTAGATTGTCTTAAATTGGCTGTTTTGGGTACAGATTCTGCACTTGGCAAACGTACAACAGCATGGCTTTTAGTTCATGGTTTAAGAGATGCAGGTCAAAAAGCGGAGATGATAGGTACCGGGCAAACTGCTTGGA includes:
- a CDS encoding rubredoxin, with the protein product MNDDLHRILIKGGVTSPGELKDIIGLLEAAGLNEVYFGSRQDLLFPLKGVEEGQLEHISKFNTNIITERQYQNIVSSYVAADIFDMTHWLKGSTYLYILEGFDFLPELKVNITDPKQRLVPLFSGNLNFIASENEDYWYLNIKLPHWDKAAYYPVLIYSWDITTVSKAIEEIYEEIQDVEELFFILNKNLDTNNKTIEKELKVPYLTFPYYEGMNRMGLDQYWLGLYWRNNRYDLSFLKEFCGFCLDNSIGKICITPWKSFVVKGIQKQSRPALERFLGQWGINVRHSQLEMNWHLPVDDNEALELKKFLVRSFDQNDISTYGLTFGISNDVGKRSHFASVIIEKNSSPTIVKDFDVRPTYNVLHFVNFDPNTQKYLAYAQDVDKIELPGLLMELSKKYFDQLGREVEKTEAPKKAIEQETKTIHQCQSCFTVYDPLYGDSIAGIPKDTAFEDLPDMYVCSVCEAPKSQFEKAELKFSS
- a CDS encoding Kelch repeat-containing protein gives rise to the protein MNKKYIGLLSCILLFTACKNNPDKKTKVENPVDEITIQKPTLKWEQVASADDSKPVARHEAAFVRVDDKFYLLGGRDIRPVSIYDTNTKVWSEGAKPPIELHHFQPVTYQNKIYLISALTGKYPAETPTEHIFIYDPANDEWSQGDEIPKERRRGSTGNVLYEGKIYISCGIKNGHIGDHKKWMDSYDPSTGEWEILADAPRARDHFQAVLADGKIYAPAGRNSGLDPDSVFGGTIGEVDVYDIKSNTWETLPENIPTPRAGNAAALYNNELIVVGGESTTQEKAHAEVEVLDLNTHKWHTLPTMVEGRHGSGLVLFEDDLYIASGCGSRGGSPELTTMEKFGVED
- a CDS encoding pyridoxal-phosphate dependent enzyme, with protein sequence MDLRDGVKTAENKVSSETKKLSEFVKDKSKSLVDRLESYEDIINLEVGDTGLHRAKTMEREFDIRQLYIKYEGDNPTGTQKDRIAFAQIYDALRREFQVVSLATCGNYGVAVALAANLAGIACKIYIPESFHTDRVVEMQLLGAEIIRMSGSYEDVVKESSELAKNNDWYDANPGGANTPLQISAYSQIATEIFEDLGDAPKYCAVPVSNGTLFAGIYRGFVSLYKRGKTSRIPKMIAASSSRKNPIIQSFLQGLDHCKDLNPDVIKETKYNEPLINWHSFDGEEALYALKESGGEAYNISDKKLKDMTALLAKKEGFRILPASTAGLIALLELDEKMNFEPDRFVAVLTAKN
- a CDS encoding DUF1611 domain-containing protein; its protein translation is MKKSIDGKALVYCDGAFNTPNGKTAHGLVRFTERYDIVGVIDANYAGRDAGEVLDGKPSGIPVFATIDQGVETLKASGNTPESLVIGLAPDGGRLPQEAKATISKALEMGWNVDSGLHDFLTNDTALMAIATKNNCRIRDVRKTPDRDKLHFFTGEIEKVDCLKLAVLGTDSALGKRTTAWLLVHGLRDAGQKAEMIGTGQTAWMQGAKYSMVMDSCINDFVSGEIEHAVVSAYKNEDPDVIVIEGQGSLMNPAYPGGFEILAAGRPDYVILQHAPKRLEYDGFPGYKMHSLAEQINAIEVISGKKVIAITVNHEDMEEDEILEACKQITLETKLPAFDVLKYGAKELVALLKEKIQ